The genomic region CGTGGTTACCATCGGCAACGCGGCCACGGCCGGCAACGACCGTAACACGCTCATCGACAACCTGATTACCAACGCTTCGACCACGCTGCCCAAAACGCTGATCTATGCGTTCAACATCGTGCCGGGCGCGCTCAACGAGGACATCAGCATCACCGACAACGACCTGGCCAACTTCACGGCCTACGGTCTGCAGGTGCAGAGCGGCAACGGCTCAAACTGGAACATCTCCAACAACGACTTCTTCTACGACCAGGCCACCACGCCTACGTCGATGCAGACGGCCATCGACTTCGAGCCCGGCACGCTGTCCGACAACAACGTCATCAGCGGCAACAGCATCGGGGGGCGGGCGGCCGCGGCCAGCGGCGGCACCTGGGTGAACACCAGCGCCGAGTTCCGGGGCATTGTGGTGGGCTGCGGCAGCGGCATCAGCACCACCATCAGCAACAACCTGGTGAGCAACGTGAGCCTCACCAGCACCACCCAGCCCCTGACGGCGCTGCGCCTGGAAGACGGCCTAACCGCCGTGGCTGGCAACAGCGTCACGAACGTGACCAACAGCGGCCAGGGCGGCGTCATCAGCCTCAACTCGCGCACCGACACGGATCTGGTGAACTTTACGGTGGCCAGCGGCCAGATTGTGAACGTGGAACCAGGCGGCATCCTGACCCTGACCGGCAACCTGCGGAACGACGGTGTGCTGAAAAACGCCGGCGACGTGCTGGTGACTGGCAGCTTCCTGAACAGCTCCTCGGGCACCTACAACCAGACCCAGGGCACGCTGGAAATCAAAGGCGATATGAACAACCAGGGCGGCACGTTTACGAGCGTGGGCGGCCTGGTGAAGCTGACCGGCAGCGGCCCCCAGCTGGTGAGCGGCGGCGTGTATTTCAACCTCGAAATCAACGGCGCCGGCACCAAAACCATCACCAACGACGCCGACATCATCAGCCAGCTCACGCTCACCAACGGCATTCTGGCCACTGGCGCCCACACGCTGGAGCTGCTGGAGCAGGCCAACATCACGGAGTCGGACGCGAGCTACGTGCTGGGCCGGGTGATGGCCAGCCGCACCGTGCGGGCCAGCAACACCGAGCTATTCGGGGGCCTGGGCCTGGAAATGACGCCCGCCGCCAGCTCCGTGCTACCCGGCGCCACCGACGTGCTGCGCGTGACGGGCACGGCCGCCAGCGGCTCCAATGGCAGCCAGGGCATCAAGCGCTACTACGACGTGACAGCCACCACCGCTAACGGCCTGAACCTGAGCCTCGTGATGCGCTATTTCACGCACGAGCTCAACGGCATTACGCCCGCCAACCTGCGCTTCTTCAAGTCGACGGATGCGGGCGTGAACTGGCAGCCGCGCGGCGTGAGCAGTAGCGGCCCCGGCTACGCCCAGCTCAACGGTGTGGATGGCTTCTCACGCTGGACCCTCGGCGACGCGCAGCGGCCGCTGCCGGTAGGCCTGACCTCGCTGCGGGCTGTGCGCCAGGGCCCGCAGGCGCTGGTTTCCTGGACGACGGCCTCCGAAATCAACAACCGCGGCTTCGAGGTGGAAGTGAGCACCGATGGCCGGCAGTTCCGGGGCCTGGGCTTCGTGCCCGGCCAAGAGGGCCCGGCCACCCAGCCCCGCGCCTACCAGTTCCTGGACCGCGAGGCCAACAAGCAGGGCCTGCGCTATTACCGCCTCCGCCAGGAAGACCAGGACGGCAAAACTAGCTACTTCGGCCCCGTTACGGTGTCGTTCCGGGAAGCTCAGGCCATGCAGCTGGCGGCCTATCCTACGGCCTTCAGCGGCCGTCTCACCGTGGAGCTGACCACGCCCACCGCCACGCCGGTAGCCTTCTCGCTCATCGACGCCGTGGGCCGGGTGGTCTGGCAGCAAACCCAGCCCATGGACGCCGGCCTCAGCACCCTGGACCTGGTTCCGCAGTGTCCCGCCGGTACCTACACCCTCACGGCCCGCCTCAACGGCACCGTGCTCCGCCAGCGCGTAGTACGTCAGTAGCAACCTGGTTTTCAGGCTGCTCACAGCGCCGCCCCTGCAAGGGCGGCGCTGTTTTTTTGGGGGTGTTGGAAGCTGCCGGCACGATGTAGAGACGCAATACTTTGCGTCTCGTCGTTGAACGACTAGAAGCGTGCCGGTTGAACGACATCAGCAACGACAAGACGCAAAATATTGCGTCTCTACACCTTCTGGCGTCCTGAAAGAGTCTTGTTTACAGCAACTTATCTTCAGGACAACGGCTGAACCAGAAACGGGGGCATGGTTCGTGTAGCAAGGGCTACGGTTATACTTTCTACTCCTTACTTCCTGATTATGCCTGCTTCCTACGCCTCTGCCGACGTGTTGCCGCGGCCCCATCTGCCCCATCCGCCGGCCCTGCCGGCCCCGCGCCGCAAGCGGGCCTGGGTGAAGGAGCGCGCGTTTCTGGTGCAGAACATCGTGCGCGGCAACGTGCTGCACAACACCGGCGGAGCGCTACACGTGATGCGCCTACTCACGCTGCACAAGATGCCCGCCGGCCTGCTCGGCCCCGAACACCCCTGGGTAACAGGCCAGATGCCCGCCGGCCAGGGCGCGGTATGGCCCCGCAACGTGGTGTTCCGGACGGAGCCCGCCACCGAATGGGCCCAGCCCGACTACACCCCGGAGCCCGACGACGTTATTGCCAGTAAGGTGGGCAAGTTTCTGGCGACGATGGTGGGCAAATCGGTGCCGACGCCGGAGATTCCGCACGGCACACGCCGCCGTATGCCCCACGCCATCAACTACCTGCACGGCGCCGTGCACTACAACGGCCTCACGCTGCTCTTCAACCACTTCGCCGAAGCCCTGCAGTACCTCGCCGACCCGCGCTTCCGCCAGGAACTGCGCCGCCTGATCCGCACGGAGCACCGCGAAGTGACGCTGGTATTCCGGGAGCGGAACTACGACCCCACGGAGTACGCGTATTTTTCGGCCTTCGTGATGTCGCACTTGCCATGGTTTGCCAACGTGAACGGAGCCCAGCGGCGCGTCATGTGGGGCAACCCCTCGCCCTACCCGGCCGTGAACATCATCAATGGCAACTGGGTGGCCGACACCGAGCGCCTGCGCCACGGCGACACCCGCAGCATTGTGCGGGAGCCGGTAGCGCCGGGCCTCTACTTCCAGGGCGACTACGGCGTGCCCACTCGCGGCGCCAACCGCCTCGAAAAAACCCACGCCTTCCTGATCAACAACTGGGTGCGGCGGCGTGGCTTCCGCGGCGGCCTCTACTTCGTAGACCGGCGCAAGATTGAAGCCGAGCGCTACCGCCAGTACCAGGCCACCGATGGCCAGAACTTCGTCGGTAACGAGCTGATTGAGAATCCGATGCGGCGGCGTGCCAAGTAATGAAGTGATGGGGTTATGAGGTAAATGGAACGTCATGCAGAGGCGCAGCCGAAGCATCTCGCGTGCTGACGTTGTGTTGGTAACTGTCATGCAGAGCAGAGCGAAGCAGCTCGCGTGCTGATGCAGGAGTACTATTGCAACGTCAGCACGCGAGATGCTTCGCTCCGCTCTGCATGACGTACCATTCACCTCATCACCCAATCTCACACCTTATCCTGCCGGATCAGGCGGCGG from Hymenobacter canadensis harbors:
- a CDS encoding T9SS type A sorting domain-containing protein, whose protein sequence is MKRTLLSMSGQSLKCLGGILAGSLLLAAPAWAAAPLVKTVGAGGTYTTIAQALASVPTEVLQPIEIQLLDARYTENVLINKAGTATSTITIRPAAGVTAEITGTLTFGAGSHYVVVSGHNGTNARTLTLRQPAISRATVVFEDDAADNRLSQTRVLGSCQQPGLGVVTIGNAATAGNDRNTLIDNLITNASTTLPKTLIYAFNIVPGALNEDISITDNDLANFTAYGLQVQSGNGSNWNISNNDFFYDQATTPTSMQTAIDFEPGTLSDNNVISGNSIGGRAAAASGGTWVNTSAEFRGIVVGCGSGISTTISNNLVSNVSLTSTTQPLTALRLEDGLTAVAGNSVTNVTNSGQGGVISLNSRTDTDLVNFTVASGQIVNVEPGGILTLTGNLRNDGVLKNAGDVLVTGSFLNSSSGTYNQTQGTLEIKGDMNNQGGTFTSVGGLVKLTGSGPQLVSGGVYFNLEINGAGTKTITNDADIISQLTLTNGILATGAHTLELLEQANITESDASYVLGRVMASRTVRASNTELFGGLGLEMTPAASSVLPGATDVLRVTGTAASGSNGSQGIKRYYDVTATTANGLNLSLVMRYFTHELNGITPANLRFFKSTDAGVNWQPRGVSSSGPGYAQLNGVDGFSRWTLGDAQRPLPVGLTSLRAVRQGPQALVSWTTASEINNRGFEVEVSTDGRQFRGLGFVPGQEGPATQPRAYQFLDREANKQGLRYYRLRQEDQDGKTSYFGPVTVSFREAQAMQLAAYPTAFSGRLTVELTTPTATPVAFSLIDAVGRVVWQQTQPMDAGLSTLDLVPQCPAGTYTLTARLNGTVLRQRVVRQ